The Rhipicephalus microplus isolate Deutch F79 unplaced genomic scaffold, USDA_Rmic scaffold_19, whole genome shotgun sequence genomic sequence GTTGCTAGATAAAGAATTTCTACCCTTCAAGGCTTCGAACAAACCAGGTGGTTGAATGAAAGTCCTATGAGCAGCCCTTCGTTAATATCCGGACTCCCCAAATTAGCTCATTTTCATTAAGTAGCTCTAAAGAGTAACTATAACGCTGCCTTACCATAATGTAAATATCTAAAGGCTAACGATACTACCAGTTACCCGTTCAGCCTGACCCATTTGTGAGCTCGGTACCTCAATTAACAATGTTTCACAAAGATAATGATAGCACCATTCATTACGCTCGTCTCAAAATGTATATAAAGAACTTAAAGCACGTGCTGCTTTCTTCATCGAGAAACGGCACTAAACGAACAGAGGTCAAGTCGTACTGCATTCGAAACTCCTACGGTGGTGCCTGAGCCAGATTTGGACTGCATGCTGACCACTGCCGGCTACCGTTATAGCCCAGCGTTGCGGCGCATTAGTGCTCAGCCTGTGGGTGCACTGGCGTGCCGGCCGTCGTCAGCGAAGCGTTCCTGAAGTTAAATTGCCGAAAATACCCTATGAGCAAGAACGATCATTTTACCCAGGAAATATCCTTCAAGCTCCAGTTCCTTAAATACTTGTTGTCATGCCATCCTGAGTCACAAGAAGTCGTGGACTTGGGTGAGGATGTCGATGTCGGTTGTGGCATACACAAAGATTCGGTGGAGTGGGGTCAGCGAATGTAGTTCATTCCCTGGTGCGTTGCGTTTTCCTTCGGAGGGGAGAGTCAAATAATACAATGTTCAACTAACATGAGGGCATTGTTCAGCAGTGAGTTTAAAGAAAGAAAGGTAGAACGTCTTGCGAAATTCTGCAGTACTGCTCTTCAATCTTTCAAAACGCTTCAAAACACCTTAGAGAAATGTTCAATCAAAAAAACCCTAACACAACATTTTAACTTTTACGATGAAAAACAATACATACAAGATATCAAACGCCAAAAGACGCTAAGTAAAAATGACACAAGCACTAAACCAAAGAGCTGCACTCACAACTAATTCCGAAAAACATTCTGAAAAGCTCGAAGTCCTACATCCCGCTTCACACTTGAGCGTCGGGTGTGGGACAATATTGCATCCTTGTTGTGGTATGAACAAACAAGCTTAATTCCTCCTCGGAATAGTAACTATCAGCGTTTCCTTATGAAAATGAATTTTGAGAGTTTAATGTGCAGCGAATGCACACCCACATAATGAGCCATTAGATTGACATTAAACCTGCAAAGCCTAATGTCTTTTAGCATCAGGTGTGCAACGGAGACTCAGATGACAACATGCACCAGGATTTCTGATGATCAAAGTACGCACATTTTCCAGTGCGTGTCCTAATGTCAAAACACATCACAATAAAACAATTTGCGTTAATCTTTTATAGCCAACAAAACCTCAATTTCTTACTACCAATTGTAATATTCGCGGGAATTCcagatcccaaaaccacaatatgattatgaagaatgccgtagtgaatggcttcagaaatttcgatgaTCTGtgatttcttaacgtgcacctaggTCTAATTCAATTACTTGCTGATCTCGACATTCACGTACATGTTGTCTTTCGGAAATCTAAAACACTAAACAGTTCGTATTCCCATAGATTTTTCTATCATGTTTTAGTAAATATAACATTGACATGATGAGAATGTCTTCATACACATGCTTAAGTGTAAGTCAGCTAGACCATaagagcaataataataataataataataataataataataataataataataataataataataataataataataataataataataataataataataataataataataataatcatcatgATGATTCAGGGTCTCTTATGAATTTACGTAACTCGAAGGTGACAGCCATCTCTTTTAGTTTTTTATAACCAGTCGATGTGTTCATCCTGCCGCCCTTCGAAAACTTTCTGAAACTAAAGTAGTTATGCATTGCCTCCAAGGTTAAAGACACCATTTCGCGTAACCTTCACAATCATCCAGCCTTTGGACAAGCTATGATGCCATTGGGTGCGATGTATTGTCTTGatcatgtgacgctatgatgacacGTCATCTCGTGGTGATTATTTTTTGCATGCATCTGTCGTTCCCTACATTGCAGGATGCGAGACGCCACCAAACGGTCAACTTTTACATGtaatgaggcatctaaggcttgCGATTTCATTATTGATCAATGATttcttatttacttatttatgtaGCGTCCCCAGAAACAATTATAAAGTTGTACAGGCGCATCTAAAAAAACaacattttaataataataataataataataataataataataataataataataataataataataataataataataataataataataataataataataataataataatgttattattattattattattattattattattattattattattattattattattattattattattattattattattattattattattattattattattattattattattattattgataatgAGATATTCGTGCCAAAAGCGCGATGTGGAGGCAAACTTTACTGGGGAATTCATGGTTGCTTCCCACCACCTTGCACGCATAAATATTGAATATGTATTTAAAACTACCAAGCACAGCGCCGATCACTTACGCTGAAGCAGTACACCAAACAGTTGCACAGACGTGCCATTTTGCCATTTGCATAGCAGGGGATGGTTACATTAGCCGTTCATAGGACACGGAGGACAGCACAGGAGATAAACTCATTGTATCGCTGAAGTATTTGTAGAAAGTGTATTTAAATATCAGTCACACCTTTACAACAAAAATATGGCTGGGAGTGGCAGCTGCCAAATGTGTgcccctctcccccctccccgccACCAGTAGGTGGTGGACAGCGAAGGCGTGatggagagggagagagaagttTTAATGCGCATTCGTGCCTCTCACCTCGCCCCACTGTTTTGCTGTCACAACGCTAGCTGTTATGTAGAGACAGCGgcgtaggtaaaaaaaaaaccaagggaAGGGAAGCAAAGGAATCCCTCGTTGATCTCGGGGAGATGGGGGAGCAGGCAAATAGTCATTTTGCTCTATGTATGCCACGCCGAAAAAAAAATCGCCCGAAAGGcgcggggaggggggagggcagaGAGGGGTAACGGACACGGTTTGCcagcccctggctacgccactgcgtaGGGACGTAAAGGAACGGACACCTGGTTAGATACCTTTCTTCTCTGTAGAGCATGAATGCATACCATTCATTCTCTCTGCACACGAACAAAGCCGCTGCTGCAAAGCATTGCCCTTGAGATCTGTACTTATTGTGTTGCAGAGACTCAGAGATGACCATCGCTTTTGACATGTGAAGTTAAACCTTTTTTGTTATGCAAAACAAAGTACATACAACTGAATAACTAcatcccaggcagcacgccgccgttggaccaatcttggaccaacatcggctaacatcggcaccgacgtcgggccgacgtcggaagtgcaacttcttccactgtcgggccgacgttcaagccaatgatgggccgacgttttgccgatgttttagccagtatgcaaccaacattgggccgacgaaggcccatcgtattgcctacaaagctgccaatgttcggccaacattgggccatatttcagccaatcacatgccatttttacgccgatgtttgctgcacgacgaatattggctacggatgtacgaccgacattggaccaatccagggccacattgcagccaatcaaatgccgttattacaccgatgtttcctgcacgacgaatattggctactgattggcttgccattatgtaaccattattagtagggaattttttttaccggaagatttaaacaatatgcctcgatgacccgctcttgtagctttgcagccctgtatacttggggcaacgaaaattgaatgctgagaagtgaaagcagttactcgatctattatatcttttatacctcattccctttgctaacactagaagtgtagtttatttttttaccaatccatcttttgcaatagctagtgctttatttggtactggtatttggtacagtagatcgaaaaaagtcgttaggaagtaaatgctgaaagcgtatgtcccccacttgcaatccctacatatgtcccccacatgataatcgagaatattcatacagtttagagcattttttttgtaactaaaacatggtgatggtgcttccgaatcagcataagctagccgaacagtgcaccaccgacagtctgcagaccatttattcttagtttttttatttggtacaacaaaaaatgtatacattgaaaaatatatatacacaactaaaaaggcccgctctactgcaggtcaggttgcgttgggggcacagtggcagtggtgctgtcaaggccctagctgctgtggctgggcaggaagccagctgccgcgagcagccgataatctgcactctgagaatggggatcatcgggctgctccacaacaaatgcttctctgaagcgccgcttcctgcccccacagcgatcaccagaccctggcagccacctcttaataaagttgagggcctccgcctggtcgcaccctgctttttggcagatgacatctgcatacaagaacagaaataccacagtacacatgaagcactgcagaacagagaatacacaagggtacacacacataaaacaatgaacaagtctaacctgtcactaatctacacagcctcaggttcacaaaggcccttttcccttttctgccatgaaggctgtacagcacttgctcgtcatgtgccaatacagccttcatggcattcacagcaatttctcggaggccacgtcccccaatctgcaagAGGTggttgcgctgtaaaaaaatgcaagaagcatagatggggtaaacgcaacagcacatcgaaatgttttcatgataaagatctgcaagaagaggacactgaaaataacaacttgaatttttgggcatcacaacatttcattgttttttacgctaacttcaactcacttgacctaaaatagtttccacatcagccctctcacactcagtgtgagaacctttcagagtccttctctgatatgcagtttcgctgttatgaaatcaaatacaacactgttataacccttaataaatattgattctagctatgaaatagtataattactttgtacagtgctcaaattccaatacacgtttcttcgaggttacaatgtctttgcctgaatgttgaccaggagtagcttctacaggtgaaaaacgataaaatatgtggaattcaaaaagaagcttggacatgtttttaatcaatgcattgtaagcagagcacaacaagataaatgaacatgatcaaggcgtactaagaggcaaccttagagagACCAAATCTtcgtcatagatgaaactgatagaaaaataaaggtcgcactagatggtcgcaccatttgctgtttatatttttctgtgatagccaacaaaaaggcatgtcgctatagaaatctcgtcacaataaacaaaggtgcatttttcttaaccctgcgaaattgggtgcatgttagatttttaaaaaagtaagaaatcggctaacacaaggcagggtgaactgtagctcaaagtagagagagccgcagcggacacgaaatagggtgataaatgaacaaaattactgaatgtctgttttaagcaggctattgctagtcactgcccatcaaacacacgatgccgcctacatcgtctgctagcttaggacagttcactcggacttcacagactatagtaaatacagtcgaatctcattaattccaacacacttaattcgaactgacgctgtggtcctatcaaagctataccgcgctccgaaaatgctctcagcaccccgcccaatcctgcggtggcattccagacacctcatcgctgtgcttgaagaagaaaatgaagaaaaggaaagaaaagactgcggtggaatgtttgccaaatgccaatctgcgacattcctgtgccacgcttcggctttttccgtccctgccacgtagagacccttctcctcttaacactgcgcacgaagagaaagaggggaaaaaaagctgtcacaGAGAGCTGgctctctctcatgccgatctgcaacgcgccggtgtcacgcttccctgtttttcgttcctgctatgtagagactcttctcctttcaacaccgtgcatgaagagagaaaaaaaaaagctgccgcggagtgtttctctctcgaatgccgatctgcttttctccaggtggagacgctcttCCTTTCTCagcatgtgctggccacgctccggctgcagcgcagatggtaacagtggaaacacagttgtcttcgaagagtgtcagtaCTGGACATAGCCGTGcacaacttcttttgccaggagaatactgaagccgaagtacaaatgctttgcaaactgcacgcaaaacttgttgactcgttgcaaggccaacgtgtacagacatgtattgactactttaattaatgacggatgtcctgcaatttgtgaataaaacttctccatgcacatgcatcactgcatggtgagccctccgctcgtttaccgtatttactcgattctaccacgccctcgattgtaacgcgcgcccggtttccacgacaaaaaaaaaaaaaaaaaaactaagacatcggttgcaacgcgcacccttttttctcgttggcccgcttgatcacaccactggggaaaacgactctttttgagagcgtcttccgtttaaatatgaagtacgggggaagcttatgcctatctgacgtgcaacggagcattgctgtcactctagttttaccgtggcccgatgtcagtacacgaacttgcttcgcccccttctcctagacagttgtggtgccaggcatgtcgaagtaaagaggcgtgtgatcggaaTTCCCGATTTGCtgaagcaggtagccgttgttgtgccgcaagtttaggaggaacctctgaagactctgaagcttttcttcgtactcctccggcaacttccggcatatgcccgttcgccttcgaaGGGAAAaaccttttctcttcataaagttcgttagccagcacctgctcgctttaaaatggctctgcaatagccctttttctaaggctaactgcatagcctgcacttggagcagttctgtcgtcacgggccgctgtgccgctcactgcttaatcacatactcgccgagcagctcttcaatttgtggaaaccgaccctgctgtggtccactgaagcctttgcgtgaatctttgctgtcgacaatattctgcttttgtttccgccagtcccgcacgcacgtttcgggaactccgaatgaccgcgatgcggcccgatttctgttcgttccggcacacgcgacgacttttcttttagaagcagcaatgtggtgcactcgtcgagtttttggagtcggccctaccatgttgtcgatgctaatgtactacaagatgacgaactcctcagcacacgcatgaagtgccgcgcatgggaaacgtataggcagaaatgaccgacgcgccatgccgacgcacgtagggggcagccattttgtaagtggcgatggccaaagaatgaccatattcattttttttcgtactcaatTCTACCGCACATGCGAtgtatgaactctcttaaccggaaaaaaggtgtgtgttagattcaagtaattagggtaactttcattattttgaacttcttttaatttgaacaaattttctggcctctttgaatacgaattattcatattcgactgtagtacagtggctcatgagataacctgactagtttgtttcccgaaacacagtatcttaaagcaatactaaatttctgcatgttacataggcatattaaaaatcaagaaatatacaccaaagccgcagccacagctttactctgcctCTGCTgtctccacttctccaattgtaccagcaggcagctgGGGAAGGTCAGaagggcgctgtgctggctgggtgtgctgaggcacggacaagagccgtacctagtgcttcagctgtcgcacctactgcagaacctctctttgttgctgccggatgccaagttggatccgcacgATCCGTAGCaacagagctgaaacatacaagagtacataccatatttactcgcacaatttgcatcctcacataatttgctcaccagtataattagccagcctgctttactacaagaaactttttgctcgcatactttgccctccccaaccagcccgagccaccttgccagcacacacacagacacatttgacttcatgatgctctggtcaggcacatctcttgtcgagcaggcgagtgcagtcttacacaaaatggactgagtgcaaggtcccttcttccatgaacttttatgctttccctagaatattgaacttgaaaaccgaaacctgtttatgtgtagccCGAAATGCCTAAAAGTTTGCCTCCTATCTttccacctcttccacggcaagaatgtattcccgagacacagcacagatgttgaacgcgtgcaaggacctgtcacatcaactagatgaggcaggttttcgcactcattttcttttttttttggtttcgccatctggccattgcgtttttactgttccttgtgataggctacaataattatatacgaggcagattgctgttataaagcttaccgaagaaaactgaaaccgggCTACCGCTAAGCatatcagcgtggagttcttcgacatgcaatattcagtatgggagccagcagaagagtgcgttgaataagacttagcatagaagcttgggtgtgttggttagatatcggagggaacacaacgcaatagaagactgggacaaggaaaggacacacacacacatgaagggcgacacacacagcactgtgttggcatcgcgcttccttgtctgcatcctACTTTACGTTGGGtccccgacaattattggagagtacttatgttctctggtataaccctgtcgtgggaactggtttttgtgagcactgttcggaagaacttcaagaaaatgggggcatttgaacaggcttagcaaacaaatgacaatccgctttgagacagctgtgacagcgcctgcaacatatattcccagttgggcttttaggccagcgattcctactcgCTTCGCACATAACCGGatcgacaaaaaaagtacacataatacgcgagtatataccgcatttgactctgtagctttgatgaaccaggcagatacacaaatttatccaaaactccattgattttgttgcaaaattattcaacaaacaaattgcgattttatccatgttactatacgattgtggcactttaccattgcagctttccaggaggcacacgtAGTGCACCGTTAGTTCACCACTcacagttaattgtatgcagtaggttgctcacagcgaCTGAcagcatgcaatggtgaacatcttgcatgcttgcaccgctgtttcagcatgctggcttcCCTATACGCCTATCAATTGATGTTGACAAAATTGGGAAGAtcaagaaagactacacagtgccctctggccaccctataccccaaacctccagccaacaaacaaacaaaagaaacagaagcatGCAGATGAATATTATttctaatgcagctggaatgaagtgtagttttcaccgattctgtgtgttaagtcaatatggagtgagttaacttcataaagtagcttttctcataacagtgttcactctattgtaacacaaggagtgacttcatagcatctagaaggaaaaatagaatcttcagtatttgactgaaatgtgaggctctaccttaaaacaacaataatcaggaaaaagaactcattacattcgaaaaaaaaaggtagcacaattgaccccctttacaagagacactgatgtaacagacaaacggggataagaggcaccactgtgcaggctgacatttggcccatcatgcatcaggcactccgtagatgcgcctgtgcagccgggagccctgcagtcaagcatgctgaggaagactgttgaccactgtacaatgacacattgccacaaattttcaaaacttcatttcacagacttctgcaaaagcttcttactcatttgcataatttttgcacaagcttctctcattcttgcgtgattttcgtcagaacatataagtgttggaagttgtatgtccccaaatacttgcacaatacaaatagcatacattaaagtctatcacttaatacgtgcatagtgtagcaatgaaaggaaactcacacatggtttgctccgagccttccccctgcggtgcctccttgtgccttggagagcactgtacagctagagcaaagtagcatcaatacagtgttaatggcaggttaacaagacaacaaaactaaaccccatattcataaatgctcccccgactcgactttcacccttcacttgacagagttgagcactgtgccgctgctcgtttgaaagcgacgctgcgctactcgagaatcacagctgattattgctgacatgcagcgactttctctgcttagagacggcgctcccatcagccatattaagtgaaggtgaagcgttgagtggagggacgttctagaatacgggggtaagattggttgcaagaacactacaatagacacacttaatttttactttcatctatattgtacagccacacacattctgcatccttataatgcaacatatacatacaggcttataaagtaaacactgtaggctgctcaaataacacctacacaaaaaattacccaaacgtggccatgcgcaaagtagttttatttgaaactcacaaaacttttgcggtgatggagaataaataagacaggttacgcttggaggcacatgagaccttcgcagctttcataaagtacaaaaaacaataaggtgtgtgtgtgtgtgtgtgtatgtacgcatgaagcttcagtctttacatacggtttcttgaaagaattgactatgaattttatggcacctgtgtccttcagcgcaattgaaagcctgctgatcagtgtgtgtaattgtggaatagttacatgtaAAATGGCGttaaacacctaaaatcaaatttttctagctaggaaatatgcagctgtgtatacacaacacatgctgcaaagagtgggaggtgaccacaacaATGATTttagtgtaagcggcagtattccgcattcatgcaccccgccattttcaactgttgcccaaaagcagcaccacttcagcgtgctactttttttttacatcataaacagcacggaatacagccaggatgaaaacaacatatgcaattaaattttgagcactatttatggtgcgcatgattgattgattgctatgtggggtttatagtcccaaaaccactatatgattatgagagttttGTTGAAAAAagaggtcactgaccaatgtcaaacaaaacaatgacgtttcgggacccgtacgggtcccttgttcacaatggaatgacggctgagcaacaggttcttatgtaacgttgagcgcatgacgcaaagtccgggagtacacgtggtttagtgtgccagatgatctattgattgtgttacttgtcgtctgaatgattagtgattcgaggttcagtctggttgtaaaattcttctccgtggctacGATGCGTGcattgtcccagcttatctcgtggcccgtcttctcggcatgctctgcgagtgcatttgtcactgtgtggctcttggcgacgtcattcttgtgttgcataagacgtttgcagtaatttccactcgtgccaatgtacaccgattcgcaatcggtgcatggtatcttgtagaccacaccaggaaagtgttgccgagggagaggatccttcacatttagcaactcagccttaagcttgcttgctggaacatgcgcgatctgtacacca encodes the following:
- the LOC142785200 gene encoding uncharacterized protein LOC142785200, with product MPKNSSCYFQCPLLADLYHENISMCCCVYPIYASCIFLQRNHLLQIGGRGLREIAVNAMKAVLAHDEQVLYSLHGRKGKRAFVNLRLCRLVTDVICQKAGCDQAEALNFIKRWLPGSGDRCGGRKRRFREAFVVEQPDDPHSQSADYRLLAAAGFLPSHSS